One part of the Arabidopsis thaliana chromosome 1 sequence genome encodes these proteins:
- a CDS encoding Plant invertase/pectin methylesterase inhibitor superfamily protein (Plant invertase/pectin methylesterase inhibitor superfamily protein; FUNCTIONS IN: enzyme inhibitor activity, pectinesterase inhibitor activity, pectinesterase activity; INVOLVED IN: biological_process unknown; LOCATED IN: cellular_component unknown; EXPRESSED IN: central cell; CONTAINS InterPro DOMAIN/s: Pectinesterase inhibitor (InterPro:IPR006501); BEST Arabidopsis thaliana protein match is: Plant invertase/pectin methylesterase inhibitor superfamily protein (TAIR:AT1G50325.1); Has 86 Blast hits to 85 proteins in 9 species: Archae - 0; Bacteria - 0; Metazoa - 0; Fungi - 0; Plants - 86; Viruses - 0; Other Eukaryotes - 0 (source: NCBI BLink).), with protein MFGIEGERGGIDRIENDSVDRIDGDGAKKASTVVRSEHKTTMMMEFSALDPKIGKLDLPGVAKCLIHYAQQNALDTHNQLQLLANSTTDNRTKESYISCSKYYDKALYSFDEALKDLKVNNPDYLNIEITAARQNANDCKTLDLKDVFKPDPKLIMKIDFLENVCGILLSISDILPKY; from the exons ATGTTTGGAATTGAAGGCGAAAGAGGTGGTATTGATAGAATTGAAAATGACAGCGTTGATAGAATTGATGGAGATGGTGCTAAAAAAGCGAGCACGGTAGTGAGAAGCGAGCATAAGACGACAATGATGATGGAGTTTTCAGCA TTAGATCCTAAAATTGGAAAACTTGATCTTCCTGGCGTTGCCAAATGTTTGATTCATTATGCTCAACAAAATGCCTTAGATACACATAATCAGTTACAATTACTTGCTAATAGCACGACTGATAACCGTACCAAAGAATCTTACATCTCATGCTCAAAGTATTACGACAAGGCTCTTTACTCTTTTGATGAGGCCCTAAAAGATTTAAAGGTCAATAATCCtgattatttaaatattgaGATTACAGCTGCTCGGCAAAATGCAAATGATTGCAAAACTTTGGATCTGAAAGATGTCTTCAAACCTGATCCAAAACTCATTATGAAGATAGATTTTCTTGAGAATGTATGTGGAATTCTTTTATCCATTTCTGATATATTACCAAAGTATTAG
- the PMEI1 gene encoding pectin methylesterase inhibitor 1 (pectin methylesterase inhibitor 1 (PMEI1); FUNCTIONS IN: pectinesterase inhibitor activity; INVOLVED IN: pollen tube growth; LOCATED IN: endomembrane system; EXPRESSED IN: pollen tube tip; CONTAINS InterPro DOMAIN/s: Pectinesterase inhibitor (InterPro:IPR006501); BEST Arabidopsis thaliana protein match is: pectin methylesterase inhibitor 2 (TAIR:AT3G17220.1); Has 263 Blast hits to 260 proteins in 21 species: Archae - 0; Bacteria - 0; Metazoa - 0; Fungi - 0; Plants - 263; Viruses - 0; Other Eukaryotes - 0 (source: NCBI BLink).), translated as MAANLRNNAFLSSLMFLLLIGSSYAITSSEMSTICDKTLNPSFCLKFLNTKFASPNLQALAKTTLDSTQARATQTLKKLQSIIDGGVDPRSKLAYRSCVDEYESAIGNLEEAFEHLASGDGMGMNMKVSAALDGADTCLDDVKRLRSVDSSVVNNSKTIKNLCGIALVISNMLPRN; from the coding sequence atggCTGCGAATCTAAGGAACAATGCGTTCTTGTCTTCTctcatgtttcttctcttgatcGGTTCATCATACGCAATCACAAGTTCAGAAATGAGCACAATCTGTGACAAAACCTTAAATCCATCTTTCTGTCTTAAGTTCCTCAATACGAAATTCGCATCGCCTAATCTTCAAGCCTTGGCAAAAACCACACTTGATTCTACACAAGCGAGAGCTACACAAACGTTAAAGAAACTCCAATCTATTATCGATGGAGGAGTCGACCCTCGATCTAAGTTAGCTTACAGGTCATGCGTAGATGAATACGAGAGCGCGATTGGAAACCTCGAGGAAGCTTTTGAGCATTTAGCTTCAGGAGATGGTATGGGGATGAACATGAAAGTTTCTGCTGCATTGGATGGAGCTGATACATGTTTAGATGATGTGAAGAGATTGAGATCAGTAGATTCTTCGGTTGTGAATAACAGTAAAACAATTAAGAATCTTTGTGGTATTGCTCTTGTTATCTCTAACATGTTACCAcgtaattaa
- the mtLPD1 gene encoding mitochondrial lipoamide dehydrogenase 1 gives MAMASLARRKAYFLTRNLSNSPTDALRFSFSLSRGFASSGSDENDVVIIGGGPGGYVAAIKASQLGLKTTCIEKRGALGGTCLNVGCIPSKALLHSSHMYHEAKHSFANHGIKVSSVEVDLPAMLAQKDNAVKNLTRGIEGLFKKNKVTYVKGYGKFISPNEVSVETIDGGNTIVKGKHIIVATGSDVKSLPGITIDEKKIVSSTGALSLSEVPKKLIVIGAGYIGLEMGSVWGRLGSEVTVVEFAGDIVPSMDGEIRKQFQRSLEKQKMKFMLKTKVVSVDSSSDGVKLTVEPAEGGEQSILEADVVLVSAGRTPFTSGLDLEKIGVETDKAGRILVNDRFLSNVPGVYAIGDVIPGPMLAHKAEEDGVACVEFIAGKHGHVDYDKVPGVVYTHPEVASVGKTEEQLKKEGVSYRVGKFPFMANSRAKAIDNAEGLVKILADKETDKILGVHIMAPNAGELIHEAVLAINYDASSEDIARVCHAHPTMSEALKEAAMATYDKPIHI, from the exons ATGGCGATGGCGAGTTTAGCTAGGAGGAAGGCGTATTTTCTCACCAGAAACTTATCAAACTCTCCCACTGACGCTCTCAGATTCTCCTTTTCCCTCTCCCGTGGCTTCGCCTCATCAGGATCTgatgaaaacgacgtcgtcaTCATCGGCGGCGGTCCCGGTGGTTACGTAGCCGCGATCAAAGCCTCTCAGCTTGGTCTCAAAACCACTTGTATCGAGAAACGCGGCGCTCTCGGTGGTACTTGTCTCAACGTCGGTTGCATTCCTTCCAAG GCTCTGCTTCACTCTTCACATATGTACCATGAGGCGAAGCATTCCTTCGCTAACCATGGTATTAAGGTCTCTTCTGTTGAGGTAGATCTTCCTGCTATGTTGGCTCAGAAAGATAATGCGGTTAAGAACCTCACTCGTGGTATTGAGGGtttgttcaagaaaaataagGTGACTTATGTCAAAGGATATGGTAAGTTTATTTCCCCAAATGAAGTCTCGGTGGAGACTATTGATGGAGGAAACACTATTGTGAAAGGTAAACATATCATTGTTGCTACTGGCTCGGATGTTAAGTCCTTGCCTGGTATTACGATTGATGAAAAGAAGATTGTTTCGTCGACTGGAGCGTTGTCTCTATCGGAAGTTCCGAAGAAATTGATTGTTATTGGTGCGGGGTATATTGGGCTTGAGATGGGTTCTGTTTGGGGTAGGCTTGGATCTGAGGTTACGGTTGTTGAGTTTGCTGGAGATATTGTTCCTTCGATGGATGGTGAAATTCGTAAGCAGTTTCAACGTTCTCTTGAGAAGCAGAAGATGAAGTTCATGCTCAAGACTAAAGTTGTTTCTGTGGATTCCTCCTCTGATGGTGTGAAGCTTACAGTGGAACCGGCAGAAGGAGGAGAGCAGTCTATTCTGGAAGCTGATGTGGTACTTGTCTCAGCGGGAAGAACACCGTTCACTTCTGGACTTGATCTGGAGAAAATCGGAGTGGAAACTGACAAAGCCGGGAGGATTCTGGTGAATGATAGATTCTTGAGTAATGTCCCAGGCGTGTATGCTATTGGAGATGTGATTCCAGGACCAATGCTTGCTCACAAAGCCGAAGAAGACGGTGTTGCTTGTGTGGAGTTCATAGCAGGCAAACACGGTCATGTTGATTATGACAAGGTTCCTGGTGTTGTTTACACTCATCCTGAGGTTGCTTCGGTTGGTAAAACCGAAGAACAGCTGAAGAAAGAAGGTGTGAGTTACCGGGTTGGGAAATTCCCGTTTATGGCGAATAGCAGAGCTAAGGCTATTGATAATGCAGAAGGATTGGTTAAGATTCTGGCCGATAAGGAGACTGATAAGATCTTGGGCGTTCACATTATGGCGCCAAACGCTGGAGAGCTGATTCATGAGGCTGTTCTTGCGATTAACTACGATGCATCAAGTGAAGACATTGCTCGAGTCTGCCATGCTCATCCCACTATGAGCGAGGCTCTTAAGGAAGCTGCCATGGCCACCTATGACAAGCCTATTCACATCTAA
- a CDS encoding Protein phosphatase 2C family protein (Protein phosphatase 2C family protein; FUNCTIONS IN: protein serine/threonine phosphatase activity, catalytic activity; INVOLVED IN: protein amino acid dephosphorylation; LOCATED IN: protein serine/threonine phosphatase complex; EXPRESSED IN: 23 plant structures; EXPRESSED DURING: 14 growth stages; CONTAINS InterPro DOMAIN/s: Protein phosphatase 2C, manganese/magnesium aspartate binding site (InterPro:IPR000222), Protein phosphatase 2C-related (InterPro:IPR001932), Protein phosphatase 2C (InterPro:IPR015655), Protein phosphatase 2C, N-terminal (InterPro:IPR014045); BEST Arabidopsis thaliana protein match is: Protein phosphatase 2C family protein (TAIR:AT3G17250.1); Has 6585 Blast hits to 6541 proteins in 378 species: Archae - 8; Bacteria - 146; Metazoa - 1665; Fungi - 743; Plants - 2687; Viruses - 9; Other Eukaryotes - 1327 (source: NCBI BLink).) yields MILSQTMVAEAEIRVLDVKCHISAPKDQKNFQIDEVRVSESVRAEISGSAETPRFGSGMSCVTTTIGESASDFIPTIRSGSFADIRSRETMEDEHICIDDLSAHLGSYNFSVPSAFYGVFDGHGGPEAAIFMKENLTRLFFQDAVFPEMPSIVDAFFLEELENSHRKAFALADLAMADETIVSGSCGTTALTALIIGRHLLVANAGDCRAVLCRRGVAVDMSFDHRSTYEPERRRIEDLGGYFEDGYLNGVLAVTRAIGDWELKNPFTDSSSPLISDPEIGQIILTEDDEFLILACDGIWDVLSSQNAVSNVRQGLRRHGDPRQCAMELGKEAARLQSSDNMTVIVICFSSVPSSPKQPQRRRLRFCVSDEARARLQAMLAGE; encoded by the exons ATGATTTTGAGTCAAACAATGGTTGCTGAAGCTGAGATCAGGGTTCTTGACGTTAAGTGCCATATCTCCGCTCCTAAAGATCAGAAGAATTTTCAGATCGACGAAGTTCGTGTTTCTGAGTCTGTCCGTGCTGAGATTTCGGGTTCCGCTGAAACGCCTCGATTCGGATCG GGCATGAGTTGTGTAACTACTACCATTGGAGAATCCGCCAGTGACTTTATCCCAACTATACGTTCAGGGAGCTTTGCTGACATTCGAAGTCGAGAAACCATGGAGGATGAACACATTTGCATAGATGATTTGTCAGCTCACCTTGGATCCTACAACTTCTCGGTACCAAGTGCTTTTTATGGTGTGTTTGATGGTCATGGTGGGCCTGAGGCAGCAATTTTCATGAAGGAGAACTTGACTAGATTGTTTTTCCAAGATGCTGTGTTTCCAGAGATGCCCTCCATTGTGGACGCGTTTTTCTTAGAAGAACTGGAGAATTCTCACCGAAAGGCTTTTGCTTTGGCTGATCTTGCCATGGCTGATGAAACCATTGTCAGTGGTTCATGCGGGACAACCGCTTTGACCGCTCTCATAATCGGACGACATCTTCTTGTTGCTAATGCTGGAGATTGTCGTGCAGTGCTATGTAGGAGAGGAGTGGCTGTTGATATGTCTTTCGATCACAGATCAACATATGAGCCAGAAAGAAGGCGGATTGAAGATTTAGGAGGATACTTTGAGGATGGATACCTCAACGGAGTCCTAGCTGTCACGCGTGCCATTGGAGATTGGGAACTGAAGAATCCTTTCACTGACTCCTCTTCACCACTGATTTCAGACCCAGAGATTGGACAGATCATTCTAACAGAGGACGACGAGTTCTTGATTTTGGCATGTGATGGTATATGGGATGTGTTGTCAAGCCAGAATGCAGTGAGTAATGTAAGGCAAGGATTGAGGAGGCATGGTGACCCGAGACAATGTGCGATGGAACTAGGAAAAGAAGCAGCGAGGCTTCAGTCATCAGATAATATGACGGTTATAGTGATCTGCTTCTCCTCAGTTCCGTCTTCACCTAAACAACcgcaaagaagaagattaagattCTGTGTTTCTGACGAAGCCCGAGCTCGGTTACAAGCAATGCTTGCAGGCGAGTGA